The DNA sequence gaaaaattaaattaataccaaataattttttaggcATTATATGCTACAAAATTAAGATAGTAATATCTATTTTGATTATGCAGAAATAGGCGAACCGGCACCACTCCGTATATAAcagatataaatttatgtgtgtatatatatatatagatagatatagatatatataagcatatataaatatcgtatatgtatatacattaatatatgtgcccttataataatatttatatatatatatagaataatttatatttgtttctttatttaatgaattatatgtttattcttttgtttaatttCCCCCGACCACCCCTCACTATTTACATTTCTTTCGCACATTAAATAAGCCCAAGGACACAATATTAAAATGCAAAGAACAAATTTTAACGTTTTTTCAGAAGAATTCTACGATAGACAAAATGTATTATCTGTTAgtgcaaaaagaaaaaataaagcagaaACTACACAGCATGTAGGATACGAGGaatatacatgtgtgtagTAATATACACGTAGTCAgatggatatatatttattttcccattttttcaatgtttttccattttttcccaTAATTTTGCATTTCTTCCCAATTATTTCTCATTATTTCTCGTTTCTTCCTCATTATTTAcatctttctttttattttattttcccatATTTCTGAACGATTTAAGGCGTTAAATAACTTATTAATATGCTCTCTCATTGTTGGTTCGTGTTTCGTCAAACTTcctcaattaaaaaaaattatttcaaacAAAAACGCAGCTGGTCTTTCAATTATATCATTCTATTTAGAggtactattttttttaataactaCATAAGTTTATTTATGTGTGTTTATGCGAACAGTATTTTGTTTGTGCAAACAATTAGGGAGTTACTGCAAAAGGAAAGATGAATAATTGTTTATGAGAAGAGACACACGAAACAGTTacttatgcatataataaaatagtactacaaattttagaataatataataataattaattgcctttcattttatttccaGATAATAGTATCCACTTCTTTAATAGCCTtttccataaaaaaaaaaataaactataaATTGTACCTTGACATTATTTTgataagttaaaaaattacatatacttatatgtatgtgtgtgtgtatgcttttatgtatatatgtacgtatggacgcatatgcatatgcatttttgtatgtatgtttgccTTATGTAGGTTCGCCGAGAGAGTGAAAACTAGGGCGAAACGAAAGAAAGACAATTTAGGCTTTAATTTCtgtgcaattttttttttttttttttttttttttcacttatGCCCTTTTCTGTAGACGTGCAGAATCTTTTAATAGTCTACTTTATGTGGAAGTAcaacaataaatattcaaaatataagaaagcattcaaaatttcattttatgtgctttttaatttgtaCTTGCTTTTCGCCTTGCCTGACGTATTGGTCCCTCTTCTTGGAATTACCTCTGCTCCATTAAGTTATTCgctaaaaagggaaaataagAGAGAAACGATTAAAAGATATGAACGAGTGGACAAACGAATGAACGATGAATATCCTTTTTGCATACGCTTCCCAACAATCTCTGCTTTTTCGAAATAACCGTAAATgcacattttcatttttttcaggGTGCCTTTCAAAAATACCCCAAATTTACCTAAatcacaaaaataaaaatacaaggAACTTATCATTTACATCTTGTGTTTTAGTCTTTTGTGGAAATCTTGCGAAAATATTTACTATCCTTTTTAACatagataatataatttatatagtaTGCAACCATAAGACGAAATTAGACAAATAAAAGAACAGATATTATGtgcacatacgtacatacgtgcttacgtacatacatatatatatgtgtatgttaATACCCACGTATAGCATaatagaaatgaaaaaagtcGAAAAATATTGTGcatactttttaataaatcaaaatagaCTTTGAAAATTACGTATTTTGGTGATATAttgcttatatatttatgctcttcattttttagtAGACTGCACTAACAATGGAGGGCAGTTCAtttttactactattattatattcgttatcttcattattttattttctaagGTCAACTGTggttttgtttcttttttaaatattatcattttgcTGCAAGTAAAATCATCGAGCGAAAAATTGGACCTTAtcgatatattttttttcgttctttTCGTTCTTTTCGTTcttttcctcatttttatattttttgtccTTATGGCCTCTAATCCGTTTTTTCCCACATTTTCCCTTCCAATGTAATCtcctcatttttttcttcgaTTTTTTTAGATCTTTTATTACTGGAACAATACGAAGAAAGTACTAGCTCAAGCtgagaagaaaaatttatgaataaatatttttttgttttttgcttttttcttctcttctttttttaatttttttacatttttccttttttgttgttCTGTTCTGTTCTGTTCtgttgattttttttttttttttttttttttgttacctATAATCCCATTATCCCAGCTAAGTAAATTCCTTTAACATTCATTTTagcatttttacaaaaaatagtatGTAAATGTGTTAAATCAGGAGAGGGAAACAGACGAATAGGTACTTGATAAAGTGCAAGAAGTCTTTCCGCCATGCTGgttgtacgtatatacataagtatatatgtatatgtgtatgtttatgtgtttatgtatgtatgtatgcacttatgcatatatgtatggatATTTCCACGTACTTGGAATTATCCCCCAGAGCTCTGTTCATTAATGTGAAGTTTATtccttgttcatatttttttttttttttttgtataaaccCTATGTACAATGTTATGTTAAAAAAGTAGACAATAGATTATAGAAAATGTGTGCCtcataagaataaaaaattacttacaatcatatgaaaaaaaagaaaataattggATTTCTTCCGTTTTTATCCTGCTAAATTCCACAAAACTGTACACTATATAAACGCTGAATAATGCTCAGGTAAATGTTCTTAGCTAATGTTGGATCGTTTATAAATCTATTCCTTagtaataaagaaaaaaaaaagaaaagaaaaatgcacGTTAAAAAGTTATTCTAATAAAGAGGTTATAGCCTCgttcaaaaataattaaatgaaaaaagggcctattaatatatatatatatatatatatatatagtgtgTAAAAACTTATCTCATTAggataattttatttacgaACTGTTTTATCAAGTCGTGcagaataaaacaaaaattatactgAAATGGGAATAAATTACGTACATTTGGTACTCGGGAGAAATATGGCGTTTAAAACTTTTAG is a window from the Plasmodium brasilianum strain Bolivian I chromosome 9, whole genome shotgun sequence genome containing:
- a CDS encoding PQ-loop repeat-containing protein, translating into MQRTNFNVFSEEFYDRQNVLSVSAKRKNKAETTQHALNNLLICSLIVGSCFVKLPQLKKIISNKNAAGLSIISFYLEIIVSTSLIAFSIKKKINYKLRAESFNSLLYVEVNCGFVSFLNIIILLQIFYYWNNTKKVLAQAEKKNL